Proteins from a genomic interval of Acinonyx jubatus isolate Ajub_Pintada_27869175 chromosome B4, VMU_Ajub_asm_v1.0, whole genome shotgun sequence:
- the LOC106986415 gene encoding keratin, type II cuticular Hb1-like isoform X5, which produces MVVLSPGETVETEDLEENKALCVSYRAQAVYGLCEEVQATVQKHTQGLRHSKEELNRLNQAIQRLTAEVNSAKSQPCELDRAREPRALQEESASGSAQGKLAWLEAALQRAKQDMARQLREYQELMIVKLGLDFEIATYRKLLEDEESRLGLGFGAGSFR; this is translated from the exons ATG GTGGTCTTGAGCCCAGGTGAGACGGTGGAGACAGAAGACCTTGAAGAGAATAAGGCCCTGTGCGTCAGTTACCGAGCCCAGGCGGTTTATGGGCTG TGCGAGGAGGTACAGGCGACCGTGCAGAAACACACGCAGGGCCTGCGACACAGCAAGGAGGAGCTGAACAGGCTTAACCAGGCCATCCAGCGGCTGACTGCGGAGGTGAACAGTGCTAAGAGTCAG CCCTGTGAACTAGACAGAGCCAGGGAGCCACGAGCTCTGCAGGAGGAGAGTGCCTCAGGTAGTGCCCAGGGCAAGCTGGCCTGGCTGGAGGCCGCCCTGCAGCGAGCCAAGCAGGACATGGCCCGGCAGCTGCGGGAGTACCAGGAGCTCATGATCGTGAAGCTGGGCCTGGACTTCGAGATCGCCACCTACCGCAAGCTGCTGGAGGACGAGGAGAGCAG GCTTGGTCTGGGATTTGGGGCAGGAAGCTTCA GGTGA
- the LOC106986415 gene encoding keratin, type II cuticular Hb1-like isoform X2: MVVLSPGETVETEDLEENKALCVSYRAQAVYGLCEEVQATVQKHTQGLRHSKEELNRLNQAIQRLTAEPCELDRAREPRALQEESASGSAQGKLAWLEAALQRAKQDMARQLREYQELMIVKLGLDFEIATYRKLLEDEESRLGLGFGAGSFTLGSGLGSASGPANLLPPRAGSGALDTSAPGGGCALCGSPGCFGGLGCSGARRC; this comes from the exons ATG GTGGTCTTGAGCCCAGGTGAGACGGTGGAGACAGAAGACCTTGAAGAGAATAAGGCCCTGTGCGTCAGTTACCGAGCCCAGGCGGTTTATGGGCTG TGCGAGGAGGTACAGGCGACCGTGCAGAAACACACGCAGGGCCTGCGACACAGCAAGGAGGAGCTGAACAGGCTTAACCAGGCCATCCAGCGGCTGACTGCGGAG CCCTGTGAACTAGACAGAGCCAGGGAGCCACGAGCTCTGCAGGAGGAGAGTGCCTCAGGTAGTGCCCAGGGCAAGCTGGCCTGGCTGGAGGCCGCCCTGCAGCGAGCCAAGCAGGACATGGCCCGGCAGCTGCGGGAGTACCAGGAGCTCATGATCGTGAAGCTGGGCCTGGACTTCGAGATCGCCACCTACCGCAAGCTGCTGGAGGACGAGGAGAGCAG GCTTGGTCTGGGATTTGGGGCAGGAAGCTTCA CCCTGGGCAGCGGGCTGGGCTCAGCCTCTGGCCCGGCCAACCTGCTGCCTCCCCGAGCGGGCTCCGGCGCCCTGGACACGAGCGCCCCTGGCGGCGGCTGCGCGCTCTGCGGCTCCCCCGGATGCTTCGGGGGCCTTGGCTGCAGCGGTGCCCGCAGATGTTGA
- the LOC106986415 gene encoding keratin, type II cuticular Hb1-like isoform X1, whose amino-acid sequence MVVLSPGETVETEDLEENKALCVSYRAQAVYGLCEEVQATVQKHTQGLRHSKEELNRLNQAIQRLTAEVNSAKSQPCELDRAREPRALQEESASGSAQGKLAWLEAALQRAKQDMARQLREYQELMIVKLGLDFEIATYRKLLEDEESRLGLGFGAGSFTLGSGLGSASGPANLLPPRAGSGALDTSAPGGGCALCGSPGCFGGLGCSGARRC is encoded by the exons ATG GTGGTCTTGAGCCCAGGTGAGACGGTGGAGACAGAAGACCTTGAAGAGAATAAGGCCCTGTGCGTCAGTTACCGAGCCCAGGCGGTTTATGGGCTG TGCGAGGAGGTACAGGCGACCGTGCAGAAACACACGCAGGGCCTGCGACACAGCAAGGAGGAGCTGAACAGGCTTAACCAGGCCATCCAGCGGCTGACTGCGGAGGTGAACAGTGCTAAGAGTCAG CCCTGTGAACTAGACAGAGCCAGGGAGCCACGAGCTCTGCAGGAGGAGAGTGCCTCAGGTAGTGCCCAGGGCAAGCTGGCCTGGCTGGAGGCCGCCCTGCAGCGAGCCAAGCAGGACATGGCCCGGCAGCTGCGGGAGTACCAGGAGCTCATGATCGTGAAGCTGGGCCTGGACTTCGAGATCGCCACCTACCGCAAGCTGCTGGAGGACGAGGAGAGCAG GCTTGGTCTGGGATTTGGGGCAGGAAGCTTCA CCCTGGGCAGCGGGCTGGGCTCAGCCTCTGGCCCGGCCAACCTGCTGCCTCCCCGAGCGGGCTCCGGCGCCCTGGACACGAGCGCCCCTGGCGGCGGCTGCGCGCTCTGCGGCTCCCCCGGATGCTTCGGGGGCCTTGGCTGCAGCGGTGCCCGCAGATGTTGA
- the LOC106986415 gene encoding keratin, type II cuticular Hb1-like isoform X4 has product MCEEVQATVQKHTQGLRHSKEELNRLNQAIQRLTAEPCELDRAREPRALQEESASGSAQGKLAWLEAALQRAKQDMARQLREYQELMIVKLGLDFEIATYRKLLEDEESRLGLGFGAGSFTLGSGLGSASGPANLLPPRAGSGALDTSAPGGGCALCGSPGCFGGLGCSGARRC; this is encoded by the exons ATG TGCGAGGAGGTACAGGCGACCGTGCAGAAACACACGCAGGGCCTGCGACACAGCAAGGAGGAGCTGAACAGGCTTAACCAGGCCATCCAGCGGCTGACTGCGGAG CCCTGTGAACTAGACAGAGCCAGGGAGCCACGAGCTCTGCAGGAGGAGAGTGCCTCAGGTAGTGCCCAGGGCAAGCTGGCCTGGCTGGAGGCCGCCCTGCAGCGAGCCAAGCAGGACATGGCCCGGCAGCTGCGGGAGTACCAGGAGCTCATGATCGTGAAGCTGGGCCTGGACTTCGAGATCGCCACCTACCGCAAGCTGCTGGAGGACGAGGAGAGCAG GCTTGGTCTGGGATTTGGGGCAGGAAGCTTCA CCCTGGGCAGCGGGCTGGGCTCAGCCTCTGGCCCGGCCAACCTGCTGCCTCCCCGAGCGGGCTCCGGCGCCCTGGACACGAGCGCCCCTGGCGGCGGCTGCGCGCTCTGCGGCTCCCCCGGATGCTTCGGGGGCCTTGGCTGCAGCGGTGCCCGCAGATGTTGA
- the LOC106986415 gene encoding keratin, type II cuticular Hb1-like isoform X3 produces the protein MCEEVQATVQKHTQGLRHSKEELNRLNQAIQRLTAEVNSAKSQPCELDRAREPRALQEESASGSAQGKLAWLEAALQRAKQDMARQLREYQELMIVKLGLDFEIATYRKLLEDEESRLGLGFGAGSFTLGSGLGSASGPANLLPPRAGSGALDTSAPGGGCALCGSPGCFGGLGCSGARRC, from the exons ATG TGCGAGGAGGTACAGGCGACCGTGCAGAAACACACGCAGGGCCTGCGACACAGCAAGGAGGAGCTGAACAGGCTTAACCAGGCCATCCAGCGGCTGACTGCGGAGGTGAACAGTGCTAAGAGTCAG CCCTGTGAACTAGACAGAGCCAGGGAGCCACGAGCTCTGCAGGAGGAGAGTGCCTCAGGTAGTGCCCAGGGCAAGCTGGCCTGGCTGGAGGCCGCCCTGCAGCGAGCCAAGCAGGACATGGCCCGGCAGCTGCGGGAGTACCAGGAGCTCATGATCGTGAAGCTGGGCCTGGACTTCGAGATCGCCACCTACCGCAAGCTGCTGGAGGACGAGGAGAGCAG GCTTGGTCTGGGATTTGGGGCAGGAAGCTTCA CCCTGGGCAGCGGGCTGGGCTCAGCCTCTGGCCCGGCCAACCTGCTGCCTCCCCGAGCGGGCTCCGGCGCCCTGGACACGAGCGCCCCTGGCGGCGGCTGCGCGCTCTGCGGCTCCCCCGGATGCTTCGGGGGCCTTGGCTGCAGCGGTGCCCGCAGATGTTGA